The following proteins are co-located in the Shouchella hunanensis genome:
- a CDS encoding ATP-binding protein: MVIEKLIINVFAIVIPVLIYGLRAEGSWKIQRSLTMFLFMSGAVLLCLFFSINVGNIQWDLRYIPILLAFLYGGKRAGWGVAAIAVVGRIGQGGDLFILGVVLIVLTALFYALCVNRFYMLPPRWSRIRYASLLLILPATIQTFGTLYLINYENHLSESWVAGWLYIVFLVVTVVLVTYLFETLLEKERIVAELVATEKDFTKGELAASIAHEVRNPLTVVKGFVQLLSEDKQHAEYHKLILSELDRAESIIYEFLNTTRPQTNATFHLNETAREVVALLTPYAQERSIQLTIGTCEQAIVNGNENKVKQALMNFVKNGIEASNEGDTVTIQLDRLKDRAQIEINDNGVGMSRQQLKQLGTAYFTTKESGNGIGTMVSIRIVEMMNGMVTFKSKPGKGTKVVLSLPIEKENE, translated from the coding sequence ATGGTTATTGAAAAACTCATTATTAATGTATTTGCCATTGTAATCCCCGTGCTTATCTATGGCCTTCGGGCTGAAGGTAGCTGGAAAATTCAACGTTCATTAACGATGTTTTTATTTATGAGCGGAGCGGTTTTATTGTGCCTGTTTTTTTCCATTAATGTTGGAAACATTCAATGGGACTTACGCTATATTCCGATACTGCTTGCGTTTTTATATGGAGGTAAACGAGCTGGTTGGGGCGTTGCAGCTATTGCGGTAGTAGGCAGAATAGGTCAAGGTGGAGATCTATTTATACTAGGGGTAGTACTGATCGTGTTAACCGCTCTTTTTTATGCCTTATGTGTTAACCGCTTTTATATGTTACCACCTAGATGGTCAAGGATTCGTTATGCATCGTTGTTATTGATTCTTCCTGCCACTATTCAAACCTTTGGTACCTTATACTTAATTAACTATGAAAACCACCTGTCTGAATCGTGGGTAGCAGGATGGTTGTATATTGTCTTTCTTGTCGTCACCGTTGTGCTTGTTACTTATTTATTTGAGACTTTATTAGAAAAAGAGCGTATTGTAGCAGAGCTCGTTGCGACTGAAAAAGATTTTACAAAAGGGGAGCTGGCGGCTTCAATTGCTCATGAGGTACGAAATCCGTTAACAGTGGTAAAAGGGTTTGTGCAATTATTGTCAGAAGATAAACAACATGCTGAATATCATAAACTGATTTTAAGTGAACTGGATCGGGCAGAATCCATTATTTACGAGTTTTTAAATACAACGAGACCGCAAACGAACGCTACCTTTCATTTAAACGAAACCGCACGTGAGGTAGTGGCTTTACTCACTCCCTATGCACAAGAGCGGTCTATTCAACTGACAATCGGCACATGTGAGCAAGCCATCGTAAACGGGAACGAAAACAAGGTAAAGCAAGCGCTAATGAATTTTGTGAAGAATGGCATTGAAGCGTCAAATGAAGGGGATACTGTAACCATACAATTAGATCGTTTAAAAGATCGAGCGCAAATTGAAATCAATGATAACGGTGTAGGAATGAGTAGACAGCAATTAAAGCAGTTAGGCACAGCGTATTTCACAACAAAGGAGTCTGGCAATGGAATCGGAACAATGGTATCCATTCGTATAGTGGAAATGATGAACGGGATGGTAACATTTAAAAGTAAACCTGGAAAAGGAACAAAAGTAGTCCTTTCATTACCGATAGAAAAGGAAAATGAATAG
- a CDS encoding GDSL-type esterase/lipase family protein has protein sequence MERRGVNYLAIGDSLTTGVGASGKPDGFVSIYRHYASGALQAPVKTLTVARSGLTTGQIHRLVYQQPVTSITEANFITITGGGNDLIQSVQYGRQPFSVEKVEHAIKNAIYWMTQLVSYITEIKRGKAIPYKIIVFNSYNPLDSVPFVDQSIKSFNRGIQSLTRFPHVQVVDVYQAFKRRNHYVLSRDAFHPNNKGYSIMANEAAKKGFQLN, from the coding sequence TTGGAACGTAGAGGAGTTAACTACTTAGCGATCGGCGATTCACTAACTACGGGTGTAGGCGCTTCAGGCAAGCCTGATGGGTTTGTTTCAATCTACCGACATTATGCGAGTGGCGCTTTACAAGCTCCTGTGAAAACACTAACAGTAGCTCGGAGTGGTTTAACAACTGGTCAAATCCATCGTCTCGTCTATCAGCAACCAGTGACATCCATTACGGAAGCCAATTTCATTACAATTACAGGTGGTGGAAATGATTTAATTCAATCCGTGCAATATGGTCGACAACCTTTTTCCGTTGAAAAAGTAGAACATGCAATTAAAAACGCTATTTATTGGATGACTCAATTGGTTTCGTATATAACGGAAATCAAACGAGGTAAAGCCATTCCTTACAAAATCATTGTGTTTAATAGCTATAATCCACTGGACTCTGTACCATTTGTGGACCAGTCTATCAAGTCGTTCAACCGCGGAATACAATCATTAACACGGTTTCCACATGTACAAGTTGTAGACGTCTATCAGGCTTTTAAAAGACGAAATCACTATGTTCTTTCTCGCGATGCTTTTCATCCAAATAACAAAGGCTATAGTATAATGGCGAATGAGGCAGCAAAAAAAGGTTTTCAGCTAAACTAA
- a CDS encoding glycerol-3-phosphate dehydrogenase/oxidase — protein MTFSSKTRKNSLEDMQRNELDLLIIGGGITGVGTALDAATRGLKVGLVEMQDFAAGTSSRSTKLIHGGLRYLKQFEIKLVAEVGKEREIVYENAPHVTTPLRMMLPFYKGGTFNSLTTSIGLRVYDKLAGVKKSERRTMMRAKKALKKEPILAPDQLKGAGMYVEYRTDDARLTMEVAKTASMYGAHLANYVKVESFTYEDNHVNGVVARDLQSGEAIVIHAKHVVNATGPWVDTLREQDRSKQGKTIHLTKGVHLVFSKRKLPLNQALYFDTPYNDGRMMFAIPRDEKVYVGTTDTNYKGSMHEPGVTREDVDYIIGAVMARFPDHKVTKDDIESSWSGLRPLIHEEGKDPSDISRKDEIFVSSSGLITIAGGKLTGYRKMAADITDRVCKSLEDSGVDTYPQSKTKHLVLSGGKVGGSDQLEHFNNVHIEAGVQLGLDKPIAKKLVERYGSNVPQVFAYLDDSRAETYHVPKDLWASLRYAIQYEMALTPVDFFLRRTSDLLFDIQTVSTFKGQIVQAMADLLSWTEEEMKAHQEELDEQIRLLTLTDI, from the coding sequence ATGACCTTTTCGTCAAAAACACGAAAAAACTCACTGGAAGACATGCAACGTAATGAATTAGACTTATTAATTATTGGTGGAGGCATTACAGGTGTAGGAACAGCACTTGATGCAGCTACAAGAGGGCTAAAAGTAGGTTTAGTCGAAATGCAAGATTTTGCAGCAGGCACCTCAAGTCGATCAACAAAATTAATTCATGGTGGTCTTCGGTATCTAAAACAATTTGAAATTAAGCTAGTGGCTGAAGTAGGAAAAGAACGAGAAATCGTTTATGAAAATGCACCCCATGTAACAACGCCGCTAAGAATGATGCTTCCATTTTATAAAGGTGGTACCTTTAACTCCCTTACAACATCAATTGGTCTGCGTGTATACGATAAATTGGCAGGTGTCAAAAAATCAGAACGAAGAACAATGATGCGTGCGAAGAAGGCGTTGAAGAAAGAGCCGATATTGGCTCCTGACCAGCTAAAAGGGGCAGGAATGTATGTTGAATATCGGACAGATGATGCCCGCTTAACAATGGAAGTAGCGAAAACAGCTTCAATGTATGGAGCACACTTAGCCAATTATGTGAAGGTAGAGTCGTTTACGTATGAAGATAATCACGTTAATGGTGTAGTTGCAAGAGACTTACAATCAGGGGAAGCTATTGTAATTCATGCAAAGCACGTTGTGAACGCAACAGGGCCTTGGGTTGATACACTACGTGAGCAAGACCGCTCAAAACAAGGAAAGACGATTCACTTAACAAAGGGTGTTCACCTTGTTTTTTCAAAACGAAAGCTACCCTTAAACCAAGCACTTTACTTTGATACACCCTATAACGATGGGCGAATGATGTTTGCGATCCCTAGAGATGAAAAAGTGTATGTCGGAACAACGGATACAAATTATAAAGGATCAATGCATGAACCAGGTGTAACAAGAGAAGATGTAGATTATATTATCGGAGCTGTTATGGCTCGGTTTCCTGATCATAAAGTAACAAAAGATGATATTGAATCAAGTTGGTCGGGGTTGAGACCGCTCATTCATGAGGAAGGAAAGGACCCGTCTGATATTTCTCGTAAAGACGAGATCTTTGTTTCGAGTAGTGGCCTAATTACGATAGCAGGTGGAAAATTAACAGGCTACCGAAAAATGGCGGCTGACATTACAGACCGTGTATGTAAGTCTTTAGAAGACAGCGGGGTAGACACATATCCGCAATCAAAGACGAAACACCTTGTGTTAAGTGGTGGAAAAGTTGGTGGTTCTGATCAGCTGGAGCATTTCAATAATGTCCATATTGAAGCTGGCGTACAGTTGGGATTGGATAAACCGATTGCAAAAAAATTGGTTGAGCGATATGGTTCAAATGTGCCTCAAGTCTTCGCTTATTTAGATGATTCGAGGGCAGAAACGTATCACGTACCAAAAGATTTGTGGGCTTCTTTACGATATGCCATTCAGTACGAGATGGCACTCACACCAGTAGACTTTTTCTTGCGTAGAACATCAGATTTGCTATTTGATATTCAAACTGTCTCAACGTTTAAGGGGCAAATTGTTCAAGCAATGGCGGATTTACTATCGTGGACAGAAGAAGAAATGAAAGCACACCAAGAGGAGTTAGATGAGCAAATTCGTCTCCTAACTCTTACAGATATATAA
- a CDS encoding SDR family NAD(P)-dependent oxidoreductase, producing MRIAIVIGSSKGLGAAVVKQLLEEQYEVIGFSRTEAPKEIHTHPSFTHVSFDASHVATRQDIFSNVFASINVSLATEMLFIYNAALINPVGRLGTLEKVSFSQQVEVNLVAPLELSNLFIQSVQSLTISKRMLFVTSGVASKPISGWSGYSSSKAGLNMIVHSIAKEQEDASSPVLVAGFNPGIMDTTMQQTIRHFQENQFPSVAQFKRFYESGRLQPASIVARSLIRCLQNPTFANGQIVRVDDYL from the coding sequence ATGCGCATTGCAATCGTTATTGGTAGCTCAAAAGGATTAGGGGCAGCCGTTGTTAAGCAATTGCTGGAAGAACAGTATGAAGTGATTGGATTCTCAAGAACAGAAGCACCAAAAGAGATACATACACATCCATCTTTTACTCATGTATCCTTCGATGCTAGCCATGTAGCTACACGTCAGGATATTTTTTCAAACGTATTCGCTTCAATTAATGTTTCGCTTGCCACAGAAATGTTATTTATTTATAACGCTGCTCTTATTAATCCTGTAGGGAGGCTCGGCACTCTCGAAAAGGTAAGCTTTAGTCAACAAGTCGAAGTGAATTTAGTAGCCCCTCTCGAACTAAGCAATTTATTTATTCAGTCCGTGCAATCGTTAACGATTTCAAAACGAATGCTCTTTGTTACATCAGGAGTAGCTTCAAAGCCTATTAGTGGCTGGTCCGGTTACTCTAGCTCAAAAGCAGGGCTAAATATGATTGTACATTCAATCGCAAAAGAACAGGAAGATGCCTCGTCACCTGTTTTAGTAGCTGGGTTTAACCCTGGTATCATGGATACGACTATGCAACAAACCATTCGACATTTTCAAGAAAACCAATTCCCATCTGTAGCACAGTTTAAGCGCTTTTATGAAAGCGGAAGACTTCAGCCTGCATCTATCGTCGCCCGTTCTCTTATTCGCTGTCTACAGAACCCCACTTTTGCAAATGGACAAATCGTTCGTGTCGATGACTATCTTTAA
- a CDS encoding ABC transporter ATP-binding protein, protein MKTILKEPFQYKKIDWRHYQHKQKEDQPSKPAHPHAARVGKSQKARDWKEATRRILAYLRKRQSAIFVVMALVIISSLLMLVGPFLIGVIIDNYIIPMTFDGLGTILLLLFASFIGLSIATFFQNFIMVRIAQATIYEIRRDLFNHLQQLPIRFFDKRQHGDIMSRVTNDIENISATLNSSIVQILSSVVTFIGILAVMLWLSPILTIVTMTVIPLMFYGLKWITKRTQVFFKEQQRTLGTLNGYSEETIAGQQMVKTFSREDTVIDGFTQRNEALRVAGFWAQTYSGFIPKVMNVLNNLSFAVIAFIGGVMAVNQVAGVTIGMIVIFVEYARQFTRPLNDLANQFNALLSALAGAERVFEIMDQKPEEETEDGSFQSDLQGHVAFEQVSFSYENSPILKNVSFTVKPGETVAFVGPTGAGKTTIINLLTRFYDVNQGAITIDGTDIRKRNRPDLRSQMGVVLQDSFLFQGTILENIRYGRLTATDEEVYEAAKLANAHSFIKRLPKGYKTTLKQDGGGISQGQRQLVSIARALLADPKLLILDEATSSIDTVTEMKIQEALKRLMHGRTSFVIAHRLNTIETADKILVLQAGELTEMGSHEELMEKKGFYYELQRTKNMDAIL, encoded by the coding sequence ATTAAAACAATCTTAAAAGAGCCGTTTCAATATAAAAAAATTGACTGGCGTCATTATCAACATAAGCAAAAAGAAGATCAGCCTTCAAAGCCAGCTCACCCACATGCTGCAAGAGTTGGTAAAAGTCAAAAAGCCCGTGATTGGAAAGAAGCAACGCGAAGAATTCTTGCATATCTACGCAAACGTCAGAGTGCCATTTTTGTTGTTATGGCTTTAGTTATCATCAGTTCCTTACTTATGTTAGTAGGTCCCTTTCTTATTGGCGTTATTATTGATAATTATATCATTCCAATGACGTTTGATGGGTTAGGCACCATCTTACTTCTTTTATTCGCTTCTTTTATTGGTTTATCAATTGCAACGTTTTTTCAAAATTTTATTATGGTTCGTATCGCGCAAGCTACGATTTATGAGATTAGGAGAGATTTGTTTAACCATCTACAACAACTGCCGATTCGCTTTTTTGATAAAAGGCAACATGGCGACATTATGAGTCGAGTGACAAACGATATTGAAAATATATCGGCAACCTTAAATTCATCTATCGTGCAAATTTTATCGAGTGTTGTTACATTTATCGGTATTTTAGCAGTCATGTTATGGTTATCACCCATTTTAACGATTGTGACGATGACGGTTATTCCTCTTATGTTCTATGGTTTAAAATGGATTACGAAGCGAACGCAAGTGTTTTTTAAAGAGCAACAACGTACTCTTGGGACATTGAACGGTTATTCAGAGGAGACGATTGCGGGTCAGCAAATGGTCAAGACGTTTTCTCGTGAAGATACGGTCATTGATGGATTTACTCAGCGAAATGAAGCCTTAAGAGTAGCTGGCTTTTGGGCGCAAACCTATTCTGGTTTTATTCCAAAAGTCATGAACGTCTTAAATAATTTAAGCTTTGCTGTTATTGCTTTTATCGGGGGAGTAATGGCGGTTAATCAAGTTGCTGGTGTTACTATTGGAATGATTGTTATCTTTGTAGAATATGCTCGTCAGTTTACAAGACCACTGAATGACTTAGCAAACCAGTTCAATGCTTTACTTTCTGCATTGGCAGGGGCTGAGCGAGTATTTGAAATCATGGATCAAAAGCCAGAAGAAGAAACGGAAGATGGTTCTTTTCAAAGTGATTTACAAGGCCATGTGGCGTTTGAACAGGTAAGCTTTTCCTACGAGAACTCTCCAATATTAAAGAACGTCTCATTTACGGTAAAGCCAGGTGAAACAGTTGCATTTGTTGGTCCAACTGGAGCTGGGAAGACGACGATTATTAATTTGCTGACGAGGTTTTACGATGTGAATCAAGGTGCAATTACTATTGATGGAACTGACATTCGAAAGCGTAATCGACCCGACTTGCGAAGTCAAATGGGCGTTGTACTACAGGACTCCTTTTTATTTCAAGGAACTATTCTTGAAAACATTCGCTATGGACGACTTACGGCAACTGATGAAGAGGTATACGAAGCGGCGAAGTTGGCAAATGCCCATAGCTTTATTAAGCGACTGCCAAAAGGGTATAAAACAACGTTAAAGCAAGATGGCGGCGGCATTAGTCAAGGTCAGAGACAATTAGTCTCAATTGCCCGTGCGTTATTAGCGGATCCAAAACTATTAATCCTTGATGAAGCGACTTCTAGTATTGATACTGTAACAGAGATGAAGATTCAAGAGGCGCTAAAGCGTTTGATGCATGGACGAACGAGTTTTGTAATTGCGCATCGGCTAAATACAATTGAAACAGCTGATAAAATTCTCGTTTTGCAGGCAGGAGAATTAACGGAAATGGGTTCACATGAAGAGTTAATGGAGAAAAAAGGCTTTTATTATGAATTGCAACGAACTAAAAATATGGACGCAATTCTATAA
- a CDS encoding ABC transporter ATP-binding protein has protein sequence MRTVFSYLLSYKWAAIIAFIFMLLELTVELIQPLLLARIIDDGILQEDLTTVIVWGSVMIGLSLVAFVAGILNSFYAGHAGQSTGFDLRNAMFKNIQRSSLDKLQPFATSSLMTRLTNDITQIQNTIFMGLRIMARAPLLVVGGAFMAFLINARLAFFLILTIPILIFFLLWILKKGVHIFGQVQNQVDKVNHVVRENLTGIRLVRVFVRKAHEVNRFFVESDTLRKRMVQAFRLMELTMPVLLLLMNASILLVLWFGSFQIDNNTAQVGDVVAIVNYATRITSALGVFAMIIMVFSRAKASALRIEEVLLEPDDELKGQVQLPQPPTFKGEVQFQSVWFSYDGQKEPVLEDISFHVHAGETVAVLGETGSGKTSLFQLIPKLYEADSGEVTIDGTSIKHWNIQELRKQLGYVPQSIRLFSGTIRENIAWGVPDASLEQIVLAAKAAQIHETIEKLEQGYDTVVGQQGVNLSGGQKQRISIARALLREPKILLLDDSTSALDTKTEEQFLHALEDYSCTTLIITQKLSTARKADKILLLEFGKIEGYGSHEQLMEQSSFYRKIHQSQYGKEE, from the coding sequence TTGAGGACAGTTTTTTCTTATTTGCTGTCGTACAAGTGGGCTGCAATTATTGCGTTTATTTTTATGCTGTTAGAACTGACAGTTGAATTAATCCAGCCTTTATTATTGGCCCGAATCATTGATGATGGCATACTTCAAGAAGATTTAACAACCGTTATCGTTTGGGGAAGTGTCATGATTGGCTTATCCCTCGTTGCGTTTGTTGCAGGCATACTGAACTCATTTTATGCAGGACATGCAGGGCAAAGCACAGGGTTCGATTTACGAAACGCGATGTTTAAAAATATTCAGCGGTCCAGTTTGGACAAATTGCAACCGTTTGCCACCTCTTCATTAATGACGAGGCTAACAAACGATATAACGCAAATTCAAAATACCATTTTTATGGGGTTACGTATTATGGCTAGAGCGCCCTTACTCGTTGTAGGTGGTGCCTTTATGGCTTTTTTAATAAATGCTAGACTGGCATTCTTTCTAATTCTTACCATTCCAATCCTTATTTTCTTTTTACTATGGATTTTGAAAAAAGGTGTACATATTTTTGGACAAGTTCAAAACCAAGTCGACAAGGTCAACCATGTCGTTCGAGAAAATTTGACAGGGATTCGACTTGTTCGAGTTTTTGTACGTAAGGCTCATGAAGTCAATCGTTTTTTTGTAGAAAGTGATACGCTACGAAAGCGTATGGTGCAGGCATTTCGATTGATGGAACTAACGATGCCAGTTCTTTTACTTTTAATGAATGCATCGATCTTGCTTGTGCTATGGTTCGGTAGCTTTCAAATTGATAATAATACCGCACAAGTTGGCGATGTTGTGGCAATCGTTAACTACGCAACGAGAATTACATCTGCTCTAGGTGTATTCGCAATGATTATTATGGTGTTTTCAAGAGCAAAAGCATCAGCATTGCGAATTGAGGAAGTTTTGTTAGAGCCTGATGATGAACTAAAAGGTCAAGTGCAGCTCCCGCAACCTCCTACATTTAAGGGTGAGGTTCAGTTTCAATCGGTATGGTTTTCTTATGATGGGCAAAAAGAGCCTGTTTTAGAAGACATTTCGTTTCACGTACATGCAGGGGAGACCGTTGCAGTTTTAGGTGAAACCGGATCTGGAAAGACTTCTTTGTTTCAACTCATTCCGAAACTTTATGAAGCGGATTCTGGTGAAGTGACAATAGATGGAACGTCCATTAAACACTGGAATATACAAGAGCTCAGAAAGCAACTGGGCTACGTCCCCCAGTCTATTCGTCTGTTTTCGGGAACAATTCGAGAGAACATTGCTTGGGGAGTCCCAGATGCTTCACTTGAACAGATTGTTCTAGCAGCTAAGGCAGCGCAAATTCATGAGACGATTGAGAAACTAGAACAAGGCTACGATACTGTGGTTGGACAACAAGGAGTCAATTTATCAGGGGGACAAAAGCAACGCATTTCAATTGCACGTGCATTGCTTCGTGAACCTAAGATCTTACTTTTGGATGATAGTACAAGTGCGTTAGATACAAAAACAGAAGAACAGTTTTTACATGCGCTAGAGGATTACTCATGTACGACACTCATTATTACGCAAAAACTTTCGACAGCGAGGAAGGCAGATAAAATTCTATTGCTAGAATTCGGTAAGATTGAAGGCTACGGGAGTCATGAGCAGTTAATGGAACAATCATCGTTTTATCGTAAAATCCATCAGTCACAATACGGGAAGGAGGAGTAG
- a CDS encoding alanine/glycine:cation symporter family protein — MDAFHDLIKSINGVTSYILVAALISVGIYFTFRSNFVQFRLFPEMFRAITEKKTKKGEVSAFQAFCISAASRVGAANISGVALAIVMGGPGAIFWMWVIAIIGMATGFIESMLGQVYKVRVDGQFRGGPAYYIERALGKRWLGIVFAVLIAVTFGFIFNSLQANTIAVAFENAFQFDPLIVGIIISLAVGVIIFGGIRSISVFSGIVVPIMAVLYLGVVGFVVVTNAEAIPAVFSLIVGNAFGFQEASVGIFAGLLVGAQRGLFSNEAGMGSVPNAAATADVSHPAKQGLVQSLGVFFDTIIICSATAFVILLTDVYSSASEGVNGVALTQESLSLLVGDWAVPFIAIAIFFFSFTSLVGNYYYGETNLAFIKEGTGWLQVYRLAVMGMIVFGSLASIGLVWDMADVFMAFTTVVNLISIVLISKIAIAVINDYVLQRKAGKNPVFKSKNIPGLKNADTWDD; from the coding sequence ATGGACGCATTTCACGATCTTATAAAAAGTATTAATGGTGTTACATCGTACATACTCGTCGCTGCTTTAATTAGCGTAGGGATCTATTTTACATTTCGGTCTAATTTTGTTCAATTTCGTTTATTTCCAGAGATGTTTCGGGCCATTACCGAAAAGAAAACGAAAAAAGGGGAAGTTTCTGCTTTCCAAGCGTTTTGTATTAGTGCTGCCTCTCGTGTAGGTGCTGCCAATATCTCTGGTGTAGCATTAGCAATCGTTATGGGAGGGCCTGGAGCAATTTTTTGGATGTGGGTCATTGCCATTATTGGTATGGCGACAGGTTTTATTGAAAGTATGCTAGGACAAGTTTATAAAGTACGTGTTGATGGTCAATTTCGTGGAGGACCAGCTTATTATATTGAGCGTGCGCTAGGAAAACGATGGTTAGGGATCGTTTTTGCAGTGTTAATTGCTGTTACATTTGGGTTTATCTTTAATTCACTACAGGCAAATACGATTGCCGTCGCATTTGAAAACGCGTTCCAATTTGATCCACTTATTGTCGGAATTATTATTTCCCTTGCAGTCGGTGTCATTATTTTTGGGGGAATTCGTTCTATCTCTGTATTTTCAGGTATTGTTGTACCGATTATGGCTGTACTTTATCTTGGAGTTGTGGGATTTGTCGTTGTAACAAATGCAGAAGCGATTCCAGCGGTGTTCTCATTAATAGTAGGAAATGCATTTGGCTTTCAGGAAGCAAGTGTCGGAATCTTTGCTGGCTTATTAGTCGGTGCTCAAAGAGGCTTATTCTCAAATGAGGCTGGGATGGGGAGTGTGCCGAACGCCGCTGCGACAGCGGATGTGTCGCATCCGGCAAAACAAGGGCTTGTTCAGTCGTTGGGGGTGTTCTTCGACACAATTATTATCTGTTCAGCAACCGCTTTTGTAATATTGTTAACGGATGTCTATTCTTCTGCTTCAGAAGGAGTGAATGGTGTGGCGTTAACGCAGGAGTCATTAAGTCTGCTAGTCGGTGATTGGGCTGTCCCATTCATTGCAATTGCTATCTTTTTCTTTTCGTTTACTTCTCTCGTGGGAAATTATTATTACGGAGAGACGAATCTTGCATTTATTAAAGAAGGAACTGGTTGGCTTCAGGTGTACCGTCTAGCAGTAATGGGCATGATCGTATTTGGCTCTCTTGCTAGTATTGGACTTGTGTGGGATATGGCGGATGTATTTATGGCGTTTACAACCGTTGTAAACTTAATCTCCATTGTGCTTATAAGTAAGATTGCCATTGCCGTTATTAATGACTATGTATTACAGCGAAAAGCAGGGAAAAATCCTGTATTTAAAAGCAAGAACATACCTGGCTTAAAAAATGCAGATACATGGGACGATTAA